One segment of Oscillospiraceae bacterium MB08-C2-2 DNA contains the following:
- a CDS encoding alanine--glyoxylate aminotransferase family protein: MLFQEINPSPRTLMTPGPVETDPRVLRAMSAHILGQFDPEFLALMAETQEMERLVFQTSNPQTFLVDSTSRGGLETVLTAAICPGDKVLIPAFGRFGYLLAEILERCGADITLLEREWGTVFTPEEVEEALKKHSYKAVAIIHGETSTSMMQPLEEIGQICKRYGALLLVDVVATLGGAEVKVDQWQIDGCVAGTQKCISAPSGSALVTYNAAIEKIIAQRKQVEKGIRTEADTAAKLAPIPSNYLDLAQLQDYWGPRHLNHHTEATSMQYAVHEALRCIVTEGLEARLARHKRNDEALSAGLTAMGLDIFGNVQHKMPVVTAIVIPQGASGPAIRGQLLQDFGIEIATSFGPLDGKILRIGNMGYSSQKRNILLLLGALEAVLLQNGCKIPAGEAVAAALAVYAAQKQ, encoded by the coding sequence ATGTTATTTCAAGAAATTAATCCTTCGCCCCGCACTTTGATGACACCGGGGCCGGTGGAAACCGATCCCAGAGTGCTCAGAGCCATGTCCGCTCACATTCTGGGGCAGTTTGATCCTGAATTTTTGGCGCTTATGGCAGAAACACAGGAAATGGAGCGCCTTGTTTTTCAAACCAGCAATCCCCAGACCTTTTTGGTGGATTCCACTTCCAGAGGCGGTCTGGAAACAGTTCTGACAGCGGCAATCTGCCCGGGCGATAAGGTGCTGATTCCCGCATTCGGCCGGTTCGGCTACCTGCTGGCCGAAATTTTGGAGCGGTGCGGCGCCGATATTACCCTGCTGGAGCGGGAATGGGGCACGGTGTTCACCCCCGAGGAAGTTGAAGAGGCACTTAAAAAACACAGCTACAAAGCGGTTGCCATCATCCATGGCGAAACCTCTACCTCCATGATGCAGCCATTGGAGGAAATCGGGCAAATCTGCAAGCGTTATGGCGCCTTGCTGCTGGTGGATGTTGTTGCAACCCTTGGTGGAGCCGAGGTGAAGGTGGATCAGTGGCAGATAGACGGGTGCGTTGCCGGTACACAAAAATGCATTTCTGCACCCTCCGGTTCGGCACTGGTTACATACAATGCCGCCATTGAAAAAATCATCGCCCAGCGCAAACAGGTGGAAAAGGGAATTCGCACCGAGGCGGATACAGCCGCCAAGCTTGCGCCTATTCCCAGCAATTATCTGGATTTGGCTCAGTTGCAGGATTATTGGGGGCCCCGCCACCTCAACCACCATACCGAGGCCACCAGCATGCAGTATGCCGTTCACGAAGCACTGCGCTGTATTGTGACCGAAGGGCTGGAGGCGCGTTTGGCTCGCCACAAGCGCAACGATGAGGCTCTCAGCGCTGGGCTGACCGCCATGGGGCTGGATATTTTTGGCAATGTTCAGCATAAAATGCCGGTGGTTACAGCCATTGTCATTCCCCAAGGCGCAAGCGGCCCGGCTATCCGTGGGCAGCTTTTGCAGGATTTCGGCATCGAAATTGCCACTTCCTTCGGCCCCTTGGATGGGAAAATCCTGCGTATCGGCAATATGGGCTATTCCAGCCAGAAACGCAATATTCTGCTTCTTTTGGGTGCGCTGGAAGCCGTGCTGCTCCAAAATGGCTGCAAAATCCCGGCAGGAGAAGCAGTGGCCGCCGCCTTGGCGGTATACGCCGCCCAAAAGCAATAA
- a CDS encoding TetR/AcrR family transcriptional regulator → MRISKALDERKEEFITVAEKMFLEYGISDTSVSRIVKEMGVAQGLFYYYFKSKDEVIEAVIDKNITGFEQQLKELAAQETVDFSRQFEEFIGIYYIAYEELRRKFQGKNSKHILELFNHRFRKKVGSVTSEILLQIIQRGIHQGKVRLKHPKRTIQIVVGGVGDLVLDYGFHDRMVLEEILRHTLGIVEPQCRESLD, encoded by the coding sequence GTGCGTATCAGCAAGGCATTGGATGAGCGGAAGGAAGAATTTATTACCGTTGCAGAAAAAATGTTTTTGGAATACGGTATTTCCGATACCTCTGTTAGCCGCATTGTAAAAGAAATGGGTGTGGCACAAGGGCTGTTTTATTATTATTTTAAATCCAAAGATGAAGTGATTGAAGCGGTCATTGATAAAAACATTACTGGATTTGAGCAGCAGCTCAAAGAACTTGCCGCTCAGGAAACAGTGGATTTTTCGCGGCAGTTTGAAGAATTTATCGGGATTTATTACATCGCTTACGAAGAATTGCGGCGCAAGTTTCAGGGCAAGAATTCCAAACATATTCTCGAGTTATTCAATCATCGTTTTCGCAAAAAGGTAGGCTCCGTTACAAGCGAGATTCTTTTGCAGATTATCCAGCGGGGTATTCATCAGGGCAAAGTAAGACTAAAGCACCCTAAGCGCACCATTCAGATCGTAGTGGGCGGTGTGGGGGATTTGGTATTGGACTATGGATTTCATGACCGTATGGTGTTGGAAGAGATTTTGCGCCATACTTTAGGTATTGTTGAACCACAATGTAGAGAATCGCTGGATTGA
- a CDS encoding YhgE/Pip domain-containing protein, whose amino-acid sequence MVSNILKILRADWKKTFHSGITIFLLCALVILPSLYAWVNIKASWDPYGNTGNIKIGVVNEDSGSKIFSTKVTAGKTVIENLEDNDKFNWVFYENRADAIKDTENGNIYASIIIPADFSEKLCTLVDEQPQKPELQYFVNYKLNAIAPKMTDAGVNAIKNEITQSVVETAVEKVFTKLGEAVTDSEGNTIDLKRVQLALHALNDHMPVVNDRLDILQDDINEYITGIEQKQQDLNQLRETLNRSSDFANNVSNDLPKVSQRIKDLRKAEEELVNNITTLSRNTSNLLDELDDVGDDIASAGSQISSPLNDLQNSLKDLTQIQSGFGKGAAVEISKQVTEMTKPMGEMAALCATFAQTGDMASVSTFAAEFSTKAAKVQAAAVEMENLKTKVIALHQELDNAVQFAIAAAKSSPDNEKVPESAIRQLEKLQGTLDAYYQKSTELFIGLEALSTQLAADMQATGASLQDLQSGGSLDDVKGNALSVAKDIKAINNAFTEIMSQISDIDKQSSSALSTALSKFGKMLGSTKTLLDSVTSLPDNDKLNRTKRSLDNTLDSVKQLNGVILEDYDQRTDTVVSYIDDSAQLASDLSWSLDYLQRSTKNLDKLLDFAEEKGSWATEDLQKIKDRWPDAAEKVENLSNELDDIDEEIGLDRLVDMMNNPPEVEGDFFSEPVEVNTNELFPSENYGASLTPFYTTLCLWIGATILCAVLSTKSNNVPGLPPRHQYMGKYLEFILLGSLQGLLVALGNIFLLRVSMDQPLLFTMLCIFASIVFGTIIYTLVSLFSYIGKGLAIVLLVIQIGGSGGTFPIQVTPGFFQAIHTVIPFTFSVNAMREAMFGVNYGALQQDIFALGGYFVLFCCLGLLLQNICSKKLDPIWDGFHHSGMCEHG is encoded by the coding sequence ATGGTTTCAAACATCCTGAAGATTCTCCGGGCGGACTGGAAAAAAACTTTTCATAGCGGCATCACGATCTTTTTATTGTGTGCGCTGGTCATCTTACCGTCCCTCTATGCATGGGTCAATATCAAAGCATCTTGGGATCCTTATGGCAATACAGGGAATATAAAAATTGGCGTGGTTAACGAAGATTCAGGCTCCAAAATTTTTTCCACCAAAGTTACAGCCGGCAAAACCGTGATAGAAAATCTGGAAGACAATGATAAGTTCAACTGGGTATTTTATGAGAATCGTGCGGATGCGATCAAGGATACCGAGAATGGAAATATCTATGCCTCTATTATTATTCCCGCTGATTTTTCAGAAAAGCTCTGTACTTTGGTTGATGAGCAGCCACAAAAACCGGAGCTGCAATACTTTGTCAATTATAAGCTGAACGCCATTGCGCCTAAAATGACCGATGCAGGTGTAAATGCCATTAAAAATGAGATTACCCAGTCGGTGGTTGAAACCGCAGTAGAAAAGGTGTTCACAAAGCTAGGGGAAGCTGTAACCGACAGCGAGGGCAACACCATTGACCTGAAGCGGGTGCAGCTTGCCCTGCATGCGCTTAACGACCACATGCCCGTAGTAAATGACCGCTTGGATATTTTGCAGGATGATATCAACGAATATATAACCGGAATCGAACAAAAGCAGCAGGATTTAAACCAGCTGCGTGAAACCTTGAACCGGTCTTCCGACTTTGCAAACAATGTCAGCAATGATTTGCCCAAGGTGAGCCAGCGAATAAAAGACTTGCGCAAAGCGGAAGAGGAGCTGGTCAATAATATTACCACTCTCAGCCGCAACACCAGCAATCTGCTGGATGAGCTGGATGACGTTGGGGATGATATTGCATCCGCCGGCAGTCAGATTAGTTCCCCTTTAAATGATCTGCAAAACAGCCTGAAGGATCTTACACAGATACAATCCGGCTTTGGCAAAGGTGCAGCTGTCGAAATCTCTAAGCAAGTAACAGAAATGACAAAGCCTATGGGTGAGATGGCAGCGCTCTGTGCAACTTTTGCCCAAACAGGTGATATGGCCTCTGTAAGCACATTTGCCGCAGAGTTTAGCACAAAAGCTGCCAAAGTGCAGGCCGCTGCGGTAGAAATGGAAAACCTTAAAACCAAGGTCATTGCCCTGCATCAGGAGCTGGATAATGCTGTGCAGTTTGCTATCGCTGCAGCTAAAAGCTCTCCTGATAATGAAAAGGTTCCCGAATCGGCCATTCGCCAGCTGGAAAAGCTGCAGGGCACATTGGATGCTTATTACCAAAAAAGCACAGAGCTTTTTATAGGGCTGGAAGCACTCTCAACACAACTGGCAGCCGATATGCAGGCCACAGGCGCCAGCTTACAGGATTTGCAGTCAGGCGGAAGTCTTGATGATGTAAAAGGCAATGCTTTGAGTGTGGCAAAAGATATTAAGGCCATCAACAATGCTTTTACCGAGATTATGAGCCAAATCAGTGATATAGACAAACAAAGCTCCTCTGCGCTGTCAACGGCTTTGTCCAAATTCGGTAAAATGTTGGGTAGCACTAAAACCTTGCTGGATTCTGTCACCAGCCTGCCCGATAACGATAAGCTGAACCGTACGAAACGCAGTCTGGATAATACCCTTGATAGCGTAAAACAGCTTAACGGTGTTATTTTGGAGGATTATGACCAGCGCACCGATACTGTGGTGAGTTATATTGATGATTCGGCACAGCTTGCCTCCGATCTTTCATGGTCATTGGATTATTTGCAGAGATCCACTAAAAACCTTGATAAGCTGCTGGATTTTGCCGAAGAAAAGGGGAGCTGGGCCACAGAAGATCTGCAAAAGATAAAAGACCGCTGGCCAGATGCTGCGGAAAAGGTAGAAAATCTTTCGAATGAGCTGGATGATATTGACGAGGAAATTGGCCTTGATCGTTTGGTGGATATGATGAACAATCCACCGGAAGTGGAAGGCGACTTTTTCTCTGAACCGGTAGAGGTTAACACCAATGAGCTGTTTCCCTCTGAAAACTATGGCGCTTCATTAACACCGTTTTATACAACACTTTGCTTGTGGATTGGCGCTACTATTTTGTGTGCAGTGCTTTCCACTAAAAGCAATAATGTGCCGGGGCTTCCTCCTCGGCATCAATATATGGGCAAATATTTAGAGTTTATTTTGCTGGGGAGCTTGCAGGGACTTTTGGTGGCATTGGGCAATATTTTTCTGCTTCGGGTGTCTATGGATCAACCCCTGCTGTTTACAATGTTGTGCATTTTTGCTAGCATAGTATTCGGAACCATTATTTATACACTGGTATCCTTATTTTCTTATATTGGAAAAGGTCTGGCCATTGTTTTGTTGGTGATTCAAATTGGCGGATCGGGAGGCACCTTTCCCATACAGGTTACACCGGGCTTTTTTCAGGCTATACATACCGTTATTCCCTTTACATTCTCTGTTAACGCAATGCGGGAGGCCATGTTTGGTGTGAATTACGGTGCGCTGCAACAGGATATCTTTGCACTTGGCGGGTACTTTGTGCTGTTTTGTTGCTTGGGATTGCTGCTTCAGAATATATGCAGCAAAAAATTAGATCCTATCTGGGATGGCTTTCATCATTCCGGCATGTGTGAGCATGGATAA
- a CDS encoding D-2-hydroxyacid dehydrogenase, with protein sequence MKIVILDGYTENPGDLSWEGFEKLGELTVYDRTPLSDEAEILSRIGDAEIVITNKTPLSAKVISSAPNIKYIGVLATGYNVVDTAAAKEHGIAVTNIPTYGTAAVGQFAIALLLEICHHIGHHNAAVKKGRWTASPDFCFWDYPLIELAGKTMGIIGFGRIGQCTGQIAKAMGMKVLAYDEYPNDTGRAIAEYVSLDELYAQSDVISLHCPLFPSTEGMINRKSIAQMKDGVIILNNSRGPLIVEADLAAALEGGKVYAAGLDVVSSEPIQADNVLLAQPNCIITPHISWAPKESRSRLMDIAVDNLNQFLAGTPVNVVNK encoded by the coding sequence ATGAAGATTGTAATTCTGGATGGATATACAGAAAACCCCGGCGATTTAAGCTGGGAAGGCTTCGAAAAGCTTGGTGAACTGACGGTTTATGACCGTACTCCTCTTTCGGATGAGGCGGAAATACTTTCTCGAATCGGTGATGCAGAAATCGTGATCACCAATAAGACACCCCTTTCCGCCAAGGTGATCAGCAGTGCACCCAATATTAAATACATTGGTGTTTTGGCAACCGGCTATAACGTTGTGGATACTGCTGCGGCAAAAGAGCATGGTATTGCAGTGACCAACATTCCCACTTATGGCACTGCCGCTGTGGGACAGTTTGCCATTGCGCTGCTGCTGGAGATATGCCACCACATTGGGCACCACAACGCCGCTGTCAAGAAGGGCCGCTGGACAGCAAGCCCTGACTTCTGTTTCTGGGATTATCCGTTGATTGAGCTTGCCGGCAAGACAATGGGAATCATCGGCTTTGGCAGAATCGGGCAGTGCACCGGACAGATTGCCAAAGCAATGGGCATGAAAGTGCTGGCCTATGATGAATATCCCAACGATACAGGGCGTGCAATTGCAGAATACGTTTCTCTTGATGAGCTTTATGCACAATCGGATGTGATTTCTCTGCATTGCCCGCTGTTCCCAAGCACAGAAGGAATGATTAATAGAAAGAGCATCGCCCAAATGAAAGATGGTGTAATTATCCTCAACAATTCCCGAGGCCCTTTGATTGTGGAAGCAGATCTGGCAGCTGCTCTTGAGGGCGGCAAGGTGTATGCCGCCGGTCTGGATGTTGTTTCATCTGAGCCAATTCAGGCAGATAATGTTTTGCTTGCACAGCCTAACTGCATTATTACCCCCCATATTTCTTGGGCACCTAAAGAGTCCCGTTCCCGCTTGATGGATATTGCTGTGGATAATCTGAACCAGTTTCTCGCAGGCACCCCGGTGAACGTTGTAAACAAGTAA
- a CDS encoding sugar phosphate isomerase/epimerase, which yields MKDSIHKYFQVGTIQWMSHPPANYSLLDSLKTIACDDFFDAVEITQIKDDATREATKKLLEQSHLKVCYGAQPRLLGTGLNPNDLDEEGRAKAEATLIEAVDEAEYLGAKGIAFLAGKWKPESKDQAYAQLLKTTRAVCDYAKTKGMIVELEVFDFDMDKAVLIGPAPYAAQFAADMRTTHNNFGLMVDLSHFPTTYEKSQFVIRTLRPYITHFHIGNAVVKPDCEAYGDQHPRFGYPNSANDTPELLDFFRVLKEEGFFNAQNPYVLSIEVKPWKDEDGDIILAATKRVINRAWSLLEDECGRYNRQNCCSLEGL from the coding sequence ATGAAAGATTCAATACATAAGTATTTTCAGGTTGGCACAATTCAGTGGATGAGCCATCCGCCGGCAAACTATAGCTTGCTGGATTCCCTTAAAACCATTGCTTGTGATGACTTTTTTGATGCGGTAGAAATCACACAAATCAAGGACGATGCTACCCGTGAAGCCACCAAAAAGCTGCTGGAGCAGTCACACTTAAAGGTTTGCTATGGTGCACAGCCTCGGCTGCTTGGCACCGGGCTGAACCCCAATGATTTGGATGAAGAGGGTCGAGCTAAGGCAGAGGCCACGTTGATTGAAGCGGTGGACGAAGCCGAATACCTTGGTGCCAAAGGTATCGCCTTTCTTGCTGGCAAGTGGAAGCCGGAAAGCAAGGATCAGGCATATGCCCAGCTGCTGAAAACCACGCGGGCTGTCTGTGATTATGCCAAGACCAAGGGCATGATTGTTGAGCTGGAAGTATTCGATTTCGATATGGATAAGGCAGTGCTCATTGGCCCAGCGCCTTATGCGGCACAGTTTGCAGCGGATATGCGCACCACACATAACAACTTTGGCCTGATGGTGGATCTTTCGCATTTTCCAACCACCTATGAGAAGTCTCAGTTCGTGATTCGCACGCTGCGCCCATACATTACCCATTTCCATATTGGCAATGCAGTGGTCAAACCCGATTGCGAAGCGTATGGCGACCAGCACCCCCGTTTTGGATATCCCAACAGTGCCAACGATACCCCCGAACTGCTGGATTTCTTCCGTGTGCTTAAGGAAGAAGGCTTCTTTAATGCACAAAATCCCTATGTGCTCTCTATAGAAGTGAAGCCTTGGAAAGATGAAGACGGTGATATTATTCTGGCCGCCACCAAGCGGGTAATCAACCGTGCATGGTCGTTGCTCGAAGACGAATGCGGCCGATACAATAGGCAAAACTGTTGCAGCCTTGAAGGGCTGTAA
- a CDS encoding alcohol dehydrogenase catalytic domain-containing protein: MKKAIFTGPYAIEFQDAEMPSIQANEVLLKVVSIGICGSDIQMYHGLHKYMTYPVIPGHEVAAVIEKVGSAVSQFRVGQRVTVEPQIVCHKCYPCETGRFNVCENLRVKGVHADGFAAEYVAVEESYLHLCPDNMDFDLITLVEPLAVGIGSVKRSNYKGASVAVIGAGTIGNLTAQAAQALGAAKVLITDILDQKLEYAKACGIEHCINTKEIGLKKAIEDTFHAQKADVIIDCAATKGSFMAALEASRNNSQIIITGNYKAPVEFEMPTIQRREVSLVGHMMYVREDFADAIRFLAAGSVKVQDFVTQRYPFEEFDDAFKFIDQHPNDVMKTLVMI, from the coding sequence ATGAAAAAAGCAATTTTTACAGGCCCTTATGCCATTGAATTTCAGGATGCCGAAATGCCGTCTATCCAAGCCAATGAAGTGCTTCTAAAAGTTGTAAGCATCGGTATATGCGGCTCGGATATTCAGATGTACCATGGCCTGCATAAATATATGACCTATCCGGTGATCCCCGGCCACGAGGTGGCGGCGGTTATTGAAAAGGTGGGCTCCGCTGTTTCCCAGTTTCGGGTGGGTCAGCGTGTCACTGTAGAGCCTCAGATCGTGTGTCATAAATGCTATCCTTGCGAGACCGGCCGTTTTAATGTCTGCGAAAATCTGAGAGTGAAAGGCGTTCATGCAGATGGATTTGCAGCAGAATATGTGGCGGTGGAAGAGAGCTATCTGCACTTATGCCCGGATAACATGGATTTCGATCTGATTACCTTGGTTGAGCCGCTGGCCGTGGGAATTGGCTCTGTTAAGCGGTCAAACTATAAGGGAGCAAGCGTTGCGGTTATTGGAGCGGGAACCATTGGGAACCTGACTGCACAAGCCGCACAGGCCCTGGGTGCAGCAAAAGTTCTGATTACCGATATTTTGGATCAAAAGCTGGAATATGCGAAAGCCTGCGGGATTGAGCACTGCATCAATACAAAGGAAATTGGGCTGAAAAAGGCAATTGAAGATACTTTCCATGCACAAAAGGCAGATGTTATTATTGACTGTGCAGCCACCAAGGGTTCCTTTATGGCGGCGTTGGAGGCCAGCCGGAACAACTCGCAAATTATCATTACGGGCAACTATAAGGCACCTGTTGAGTTCGAAATGCCCACCATTCAACGCCGGGAGGTCTCTCTTGTTGGGCACATGATGTATGTCCGAGAAGATTTTGCAGATGCTATCCGCTTTTTGGCCGCGGGCAGCGTCAAAGTCCAAGATTTTGTTACCCAGCGTTATCCCTTTGAAGAATTCGACGATGCATTTAAGTTTATTGATCAGCACCCCAATGATGTTATGAAGACTTTGGTCATGATATAA
- a CDS encoding transketolase C-terminal domain-containing protein, with product MGKAIRDVYGEALVKYGRENKNVVVLDADVCSSTKSGLFAAAIPERFFNVGIAEADMVGIAAGLATTGKIPFVNTFAVFLASIGLIGARAFGSYSKLNVKFMGAYGGISDAYDGPSHHSLEDIAIMRALPNFQVFVAADEYQTDWLVKNAIEVDAPMYIRLSRDATPTVYSADTKFETGKGMILREGKDATIIACGVMVGQAVAAAEELAKKGIEVRVVDMFSIKPIDRELILESAAKTGAIVTAEEHNIIGGLGGAVAEVLSAGGANAVQEFIGLQDLHAECGSYNELLTKYGLDVPAVIAAVEKAIARK from the coding sequence ATGGGAAAAGCAATTAGAGATGTTTATGGCGAAGCGCTTGTGAAGTATGGAAGAGAGAATAAAAATGTGGTTGTGCTGGATGCGGATGTTTGTTCCTCCACAAAATCCGGGTTGTTTGCCGCAGCGATCCCCGAGCGGTTCTTTAACGTTGGAATCGCAGAGGCAGATATGGTGGGGATTGCAGCGGGTCTTGCCACCACAGGGAAGATTCCTTTTGTCAATACCTTTGCTGTGTTTCTCGCTTCCATCGGATTGATTGGAGCACGGGCATTTGGTTCCTATTCCAAGCTGAACGTTAAATTTATGGGTGCTTACGGCGGTATTTCCGATGCGTATGATGGCCCGAGCCATCATTCATTAGAAGATATTGCCATTATGCGTGCCCTGCCCAATTTTCAGGTGTTTGTAGCTGCGGATGAATACCAGACCGACTGGCTGGTTAAAAACGCAATTGAGGTCGATGCACCCATGTATATCCGCCTTTCCAGAGATGCTACCCCCACTGTTTACAGCGCTGACACAAAGTTTGAAACCGGAAAAGGCATGATTTTGCGTGAGGGCAAGGATGCGACCATCATCGCCTGTGGTGTAATGGTGGGTCAGGCCGTTGCTGCGGCAGAGGAGCTGGCCAAAAAGGGCATTGAAGTGCGTGTGGTGGATATGTTCAGCATTAAGCCCATAGACCGGGAGCTGATTCTGGAATCCGCTGCCAAAACCGGAGCCATTGTAACCGCAGAAGAGCACAATATTATCGGTGGATTGGGTGGGGCAGTAGCCGAAGTTTTATCCGCAGGCGGTGCAAATGCAGTGCAGGAGTTTATAGGTCTACAGGATCTTCATGCGGAATGTGGCTCTTATAACGAGCTGCTGACTAAATATGGTTTGGATGTTCCAGCAGTAATTGCTGCGGTAGAAAAAGCCATAGCGAGAAAGTGA